A single Plasmodium yoelii strain 17X genome assembly, chromosome: 10 DNA region contains:
- a CDS encoding fam-c protein, giving the protein MNKRIFSLVFIALYSILAASAVGNKSVRGTKEININNETNGIEFKRETQLKNNNPKDDKDNEEFNCFNIFKRNKRTKAPSYSKESLIHLCNTITEIYPNSDKFTSQDIFQVEQKLQNIRENNPELYKILLESKEVIEKYLSKKKKSK; this is encoded by the exons atgaataaaagGATATTTAGTTTAGTTTTTATCGCCTTATATTCCATTTTGGCT GCGTCTGCTGTAGGAAATAAAAGCGTTCGTGGTACTAAAgaaataaacataaataacGAAACAAATGGTATAGAATTTAAACGCGAAACACAATTAAAGAATAACAATCCTAAAGATGATAAAGACAATGAAGaatttaattgttttaatatatttaaaagaaataaaagaacTAAAGCACCTTCATATAGTAAAGAATCATTAATTCATCTATGTAATACAATAACTGAAATATATCCAAATAGCGATAAATTTACTTCTCAGGACATATTTCAGGTGGAACAAAAGTTGCAAAACATTCGTGAAAACAATCCAGAACTTTATAAGATTTTATTAGAATCTAAAGAAGTAATAGAAAAATAcctttcaaaaaaaaaaaaaagtaaataa